A stretch of the Clostridium botulinum genome encodes the following:
- a CDS encoding flavodoxin family protein — translation MKSLIVYYSLEGNSKFIAESINEGLKGDILRIKPIKDVAQKGFFKKYLLGGTQAMLKNKPQLEPISVDFSNYDFIVFGTPVWAGTYAPVFNTFFEKYTIKNKRIALFCCHGGGGSAKTFKVFKEKLYGNNILGEIEFKDPLKHETEKMGNEAKVWIKEFIK, via the coding sequence ATGAAATCATTAATAGTTTATTATTCATTAGAAGGAAATTCAAAATTTATAGCAGAATCTATAAATGAAGGACTTAAGGGTGATATATTAAGGATAAAACCTATAAAAGATGTAGCTCAAAAAGGATTTTTTAAGAAGTATCTTTTAGGTGGTACTCAAGCTATGCTCAAAAATAAACCACAATTAGAGCCTATAAGTGTAGATTTTTCTAACTATGATTTTATAGTTTTTGGTACACCAGTATGGGCGGGAACTTATGCTCCTGTATTCAATACTTTCTTTGAAAAATATACTATAAAAAATAAGAGAATAGCATTATTTTGTTGTCATGGTGGGGGAGGTTCTGCTAAAACATTTAAAGTATTTAAAGAAAAACTATATGGAAACAACATATTAGGCGAAATTGAATTTAAGGACCCACTAAAACATGAAACAGAAAAGATGGGAAATGAAGCTAAAGTATGGATTAAAGAATTTATAAAATAG
- the gltS gene encoding sodium/glutamate symporter, translated as MNIKLDIFSTMALATFVFYVGIYCKNKINVFSKYCIPAPVIGGLLFAILVLVLKINNIATITLDTTLQNIFMTAFFTSIGFTASIKILKKGGITVIIFLILSILLVVSQNILGVSLAKLFKLDPLLGLCTGSISMVGGHGTSGSFGPLLEGLNVKGATTVAFASATFGLVMGSLIGGFVAKNLIERYKLNTPKISEDASIPLSDFHEDDTALLCHTRLMHAVSWIFIAMGIGTLISKFIQNLGLTFPSYIGAMMAAAIIRNICDFKKVELENKEIETIGGISLAFFLSMALMGLKLWELFDLALPMFVMLLGQALLMMVFSYFVVFKVLGKNYDAAVFASANCGFGMGATPNAVANMDALTTKFGFAPTPYLVVPIVGCLFIDFVNSAVITIFINFIH; from the coding sequence ATGAACATTAAATTAGATATATTTTCAACTATGGCTTTAGCTACTTTTGTATTTTACGTTGGAATATACTGCAAAAATAAGATAAATGTTTTTTCTAAGTATTGTATACCCGCACCAGTTATAGGTGGACTTTTATTTGCAATATTAGTTTTAGTTTTAAAAATAAATAACATTGCAACTATAACTTTAGATACAACACTTCAAAATATATTTATGACAGCATTTTTCACTAGTATCGGATTTACTGCAAGTATAAAGATATTAAAGAAAGGTGGCATTACAGTAATTATATTTTTGATACTATCAATACTATTAGTAGTTTCTCAAAATATTTTAGGCGTTTCACTTGCCAAACTATTTAAATTAGATCCTTTACTTGGTCTTTGTACAGGCTCTATTTCAATGGTAGGTGGTCATGGAACATCTGGTTCTTTTGGACCTCTTTTAGAAGGTTTAAATGTTAAAGGTGCCACTACAGTTGCCTTTGCATCAGCAACTTTTGGACTTGTAATGGGAAGTTTAATTGGGGGATTCGTTGCCAAAAATTTAATTGAACGTTATAAATTAAATACTCCTAAAATATCAGAAGATGCTTCTATTCCATTAAGTGATTTTCATGAAGATGATACTGCACTTTTATGTCACACAAGATTAATGCACGCTGTATCTTGGATTTTTATTGCTATGGGAATTGGTACTCTAATATCTAAATTCATTCAAAATTTAGGTTTAACATTTCCATCTTACATAGGCGCAATGATGGCAGCAGCTATTATTAGAAATATTTGTGATTTTAAAAAGGTTGAATTAGAAAATAAAGAAATTGAAACTATTGGCGGTATTAGTTTAGCTTTCTTTTTATCAATGGCACTTATGGGATTAAAACTTTGGGAACTATTTGATCTAGCATTACCTATGTTTGTAATGTTATTAGGACAAGCATTGCTTATGATGGTATTTTCTTATTTTGTTGTATTTAAAGTTTTAGGTAAAAATTATGACGCAGCTGTTTTTGCTTCAGCCAATTGCGGCTTTGGAATGGGTGCTACTCCAAATGCTGTAGCTAATATGGATGCCCTAACAACGAAATTTGGTTTTGCACCAACCCCTTATTTAGTTGTGCCTATTGTTGGATGTCTATTCATAGATTTTGTAAATTCAGCTGTAATTACTATATTTATCAACTTTATTCATTAG
- a CDS encoding helix-turn-helix domain-containing protein — MKLKKGIIDGYYKHIEDKYCYKTCDELLGKKYFISKQFGVGNFSRMKIEDGLEISTTNIDYKMDMDFYNIGFDDDILELGYCYNGNMKVFSSPDDKMYLIKAGDIFIYKTLNDVNNFKFQYSKFKAMSIHMNFNIIKNAINPIWENKIIMDWEVQLKDIFKEDVLIIEKATYDIKQVAEQIQNISTDDMIGYIKLKLKTIEFLATFLEERATIKFLENTTEYEEKIVIKAKNIIAKELQNPPSVKKLADNLNISLYKLQQAFKNITGNTVYEYIKKARIEKAKYLLRNTYMSIIEIANEIGYENPSKFASLFRSYNNITPLKYRKLQ; from the coding sequence GTGAAATTAAAAAAAGGAATAATAGATGGCTATTATAAACATATTGAAGATAAATATTGCTACAAAACTTGTGATGAATTATTAGGGAAAAAATACTTTATATCAAAGCAATTTGGTGTAGGAAATTTTTCAAGAATGAAAATAGAAGATGGTTTAGAAATATCTACGACTAATATTGATTATAAAATGGACATGGATTTTTATAATATAGGATTTGATGATGATATCTTAGAGTTAGGATATTGTTATAATGGTAATATGAAAGTATTTTCTTCTCCTGATGACAAAATGTATCTAATTAAAGCTGGAGATATATTTATTTATAAAACACTGAATGATGTAAATAATTTTAAATTTCAATATAGTAAGTTTAAGGCCATGTCTATCCATATGAATTTTAATATTATTAAAAATGCTATAAACCCAATATGGGAAAATAAAATAATCATGGATTGGGAAGTACAATTAAAAGATATATTTAAAGAAGATGTGTTAATAATAGAAAAAGCAACCTATGATATAAAACAGGTAGCAGAGCAGATCCAAAATATTTCAACTGATGATATGATAGGATATATAAAGTTAAAGCTTAAGACAATAGAATTTTTAGCTACTTTTCTTGAAGAAAGAGCAACTATTAAATTTTTAGAGAATACAACTGAATATGAAGAAAAAATTGTAATTAAAGCTAAAAATATAATAGCAAAAGAACTTCAAAATCCTCCATCTGTTAAGAAATTAGCTGATAATTTAAACATAAGCTTATATAAATTACAACAAGCATTTAAAAACATTACTGGGAATACGGTTTATGAATATATAAAGAAAGCTAGAATTGAAAAGGCAAAATACTTATTAAGAAATACATATATGTCAATTATAGAAATTGCAAATGAAATAGGATATGAGAATCCCAGTAAGTTTGCTTCTCTTTTTAGAAGCTATAATAATATAACACCATTAAAATATAGAAAATTACAATAA
- a CDS encoding ABC transporter ATP-binding protein: MEKTESNLSFLLKISGKEKFKLYISALFSIISSILAIVPYILMYNIVLDLFKNTVDYENVKSMALIVGAIVIIRMAIFLLSGVFSHIAAFTILYELRMKCINHISKLNMGFFTSHTIGQVKKTINEDIEKLENFIAHQIPDLASAIVAPIIFITYLLYLNFKLAIVLFIPIILGFMIQMTMFRGMKERMVHYHNLVQKLNATIIQYINGINVMKAFNLSAKSFKNYKDTTEEYADYWVDITKKVAPQYGIFLVLIDSGLLFIIPIGGIMFLKGSIDVSTYILFLILSSNFLNSFKQLLDFGETFSRLLEGASRVKNIIEEKPQFSGEQNLNSKIHGEIKFNNVTFKYDKKEVIKDLSLTIEPRNIVALVGPSGSGKTTLGQLVGRFWDVEQGNITIDGMNIRNIKMEELMDKVSFVFQNVFMLQDTILENIKMGLNKNMNEIIEASKQAQIHDFIMSLPYGYNTSLGEDGIKLSGGEKQRISIARAILKNSPIIILDEVTSYSDIENESKIQEALRNLLKNKTAIIIAHRLYTIKKADKIVVLDEGKIIEQGNHSYLMNKKGLYRRLWDMYDREVIDTERRI, encoded by the coding sequence ATGGAAAAGACAGAATCGAATTTAAGTTTTCTTCTAAAAATTTCAGGAAAAGAAAAGTTTAAATTATATATATCAGCTTTATTTAGTATAATAAGCTCAATTCTTGCTATAGTTCCGTATATATTAATGTACAATATAGTATTAGATCTTTTTAAGAATACAGTAGATTATGAAAATGTTAAATCTATGGCTTTAATTGTAGGTGCTATCGTAATTATCAGAATGGCTATATTTTTATTGTCAGGTGTGTTTTCCCATATAGCAGCATTTACAATACTTTATGAACTTAGAATGAAATGTATTAATCATATTTCAAAACTTAATATGGGCTTTTTTACTAGTCATACCATTGGGCAAGTGAAAAAAACTATAAATGAGGACATAGAAAAATTAGAAAACTTTATAGCGCATCAAATTCCTGATCTAGCTTCAGCTATTGTAGCACCTATTATATTTATTACTTATCTTTTATATTTAAACTTTAAATTAGCGATTGTATTATTTATTCCTATCATTTTAGGATTTATGATCCAGATGACTATGTTTAGAGGTATGAAAGAAAGAATGGTTCATTATCATAATTTAGTTCAAAAGCTTAATGCTACTATTATTCAATATATAAATGGAATAAATGTAATGAAAGCATTTAACTTATCTGCAAAGTCGTTTAAAAACTATAAGGATACAACAGAGGAATATGCTGATTATTGGGTTGATATAACAAAGAAAGTAGCTCCACAATATGGTATATTTTTAGTGCTCATAGATTCGGGTCTTTTATTTATAATTCCTATTGGGGGAATAATGTTTTTAAAAGGAAGTATAGATGTTTCCACTTATATATTGTTCTTAATTTTAAGCTCTAATTTCCTTAATTCTTTCAAACAGCTTTTAGATTTTGGAGAAACTTTTTCTAGGCTTTTAGAGGGGGCATCTAGAGTAAAAAATATTATTGAAGAGAAACCTCAATTTTCAGGAGAGCAGAACTTAAATTCTAAAATACATGGTGAGATAAAGTTTAATAATGTTACTTTTAAATATGATAAAAAAGAGGTTATAAAAGATTTATCATTAACTATAGAACCTAGAAATATAGTGGCTCTTGTAGGACCATCCGGTTCTGGTAAAACGACACTTGGGCAATTAGTAGGTAGGTTTTGGGATGTAGAGCAAGGCAATATTACTATTGATGGTATGAATATAAGGAATATAAAAATGGAAGAGCTTATGGATAAGGTATCTTTTGTATTTCAGAATGTGTTTATGCTTCAAGATACAATACTTGAAAATATTAAAATGGGATTAAACAAAAACATGAATGAAATTATTGAAGCTAGTAAACAGGCACAAATTCATGATTTTATAATGAGTTTACCTTATGGATATAATACATCTCTTGGAGAGGATGGAATTAAGCTTAGTGGAGGAGAAAAACAGAGAATTTCTATTGCAAGAGCAATATTAAAAAATAGCCCTATTATAATTTTAGACGAGGTAACTTCTTATTCAGATATAGAAAATGAAAGCAAAATACAAGAAGCTCTTAGGAATTTATTGAAAAATAAAACTGCGATAATAATAGCTCATAGACTATATACTATAAAAAAAGCAGATAAAATTGTAGTTTTAGATGAAGGTAAGATTATAGAACAGGGAAATCATAGTTATCTTATGAATAAAAAAGGGTTATATAGACGTCTTTGGGATATGTATGATCGTGAAGTTATTGATACAGAAAGGAGGATATAG
- a CDS encoding ABC transporter ATP-binding protein: MLDDIKNLLGEERKKLRKPLILLTIDTLFNMVFYSVLYFVLLDLIRNDLSFSKIKTYSIIMIIAFIARAIVNAKGYTGIQEKGARAIEKMRISLGDHIRNINLGFFNKNSIGSLSNIMTNDLQEFEIVITHSTPDLIKTVFLSAYLCIITFFIDIQLAIIQLVFIGIAMPIILLGGRKVSNIAKQKKKVINDVISRMVEYINGIQVFKSYNLVGEKFRRLEKSFRDFKTQSIRTEISIIPFVLIFQIIVDISFPILLLIATTKFGVGSIDKREFLTFIIINLVLTNVIRAFAAQYGNFRYLKLASEKLIETYNYPEMSYKYEEENFKNYDIEFDNVSFEYEKGENTLNNLSFKAKEGTMTALVGPSGSGKTTITSVIARFWDVNKGKIKIGGKDIKNIKPDVLLKNISIVFQDVYLLNDTIYNNIKLGNQKATKEDIIKAAKIANCHEFIEEMPNKYDTIVGEGGSTLSGGEKQRISIARAILKDAPIVLLDEATASLDADNELEIRKSIKKLTQNKTVIVIAHRLNTIKDADQIIVLNEGHIEEKGNHEELINNHKRYYNMYNEMKRAQNWSI; encoded by the coding sequence ATGTTAGATGATATAAAAAATTTATTAGGTGAAGAGAGAAAAAAACTTAGAAAGCCACTAATTTTGCTTACAATAGATACTTTATTTAATATGGTTTTTTATTCAGTATTATATTTTGTATTATTAGATTTAATTAGAAATGATTTGAGTTTTTCAAAAATAAAAACTTATTCAATAATAATGATAATAGCTTTTATAGCCAGAGCTATAGTTAATGCAAAGGGATATACAGGCATACAAGAAAAAGGTGCACGTGCAATTGAAAAAATGCGTATATCATTAGGAGATCATATTAGAAATATAAATTTAGGTTTTTTTAATAAAAATAGCATAGGGAGTTTATCTAATATAATGACAAATGACTTGCAGGAGTTTGAAATTGTAATAACTCATAGTACTCCAGACCTTATAAAAACAGTATTTCTTAGTGCATACCTTTGCATAATAACGTTTTTTATTGATATTCAGTTGGCCATTATTCAGTTGGTATTTATAGGTATAGCTATGCCTATTATACTACTAGGTGGACGTAAAGTTAGTAATATAGCAAAACAAAAGAAAAAAGTTATTAATGATGTTATATCGAGAATGGTTGAATATATTAACGGAATACAAGTATTTAAGTCTTATAATTTAGTAGGAGAAAAGTTTCGAAGATTAGAAAAATCTTTTAGAGATTTTAAAACACAAAGTATAAGAACAGAAATATCAATTATACCTTTTGTGCTTATATTTCAAATAATAGTTGATATAAGTTTTCCTATACTACTACTTATAGCAACAACAAAATTTGGCGTTGGAAGTATTGATAAAAGAGAATTTTTAACATTTATCATAATAAATCTAGTTCTTACAAATGTAATAAGAGCATTTGCAGCCCAATATGGAAACTTCAGATATCTTAAACTAGCATCAGAAAAATTAATAGAGACTTATAATTATCCAGAAATGAGCTATAAGTATGAAGAAGAAAACTTTAAAAATTATGATATTGAATTTGATAATGTAAGTTTTGAATATGAAAAAGGAGAAAATACTTTAAATAATTTAAGTTTTAAAGCAAAGGAAGGTACTATGACAGCATTAGTAGGGCCTTCTGGATCAGGGAAAACTACAATTACAAGTGTTATAGCTAGATTTTGGGATGTGAATAAAGGAAAAATAAAAATAGGTGGAAAAGATATAAAGAATATTAAGCCAGATGTATTATTAAAGAATATAAGTATAGTATTTCAAGATGTATATCTTTTAAATGATACTATATATAATAATATAAAATTAGGAAATCAAAAGGCAACTAAAGAAGATATAATAAAAGCCGCTAAAATTGCTAATTGTCATGAATTTATAGAAGAAATGCCAAATAAATATGATACTATAGTTGGAGAAGGTGGTTCTACTTTATCAGGTGGAGAAAAACAAAGAATTTCTATTGCTAGAGCAATATTAAAAGATGCTCCCATAGTATTATTAGATGAAGCTACTGCCTCATTAGATGCAGATAATGAATTAGAAATTAGAAAATCTATAAAGAAGCTTACACAAAATAAAACAGTTATAGTTATAGCTCATAGATTAAATACTATAAAAGATGCTGATCAAATTATAGTGTTAAACGAAGGTCATATAGAGGAAAAAGGAAATCATGAAGAACTAATAAATAATCATAAACGATATTATAATATGTACAATGAAATGAAAAGAGCACAGAATTGGTCAATATAA
- a CDS encoding SWIM zinc finger family protein — protein MNINDFENYINSIILERGYNYYVCGNILDIHETKGNKYTIEVEGTENYEVLVELDKNGKIVYSTCNCPYDFSPICKHQVAAYYQIYDILNNKHKDEKNVVKLNLKELLNKLSKEELINIILDLSKKDTALKDNIIFRYSDCNDIKKIEKYELYLDTIIKRHKGREGFISYMQTYKFANDMREVLENIEQTYNSNKNILLFLNSIFILVEKSIKSFKYTDDSSGYISEIVSESIELINTTIHSSNNFDMSTRELILEKILEESNNKIFYDLEEYKIELLKMCLEFIDIEVFRNKIKKELRRLIELNKYDTFRGYYNEELNLILFEIISKYGTEEEIEKFIKKNISFTSFRKILINKLLEEKNYGRVIELALQGEKQDKNYRGLVIEWKEIRYIAYKESLLKDKQELLAKDLLLHGKFKYYKELKNLHKDNWEAFYKNLKEELKNSQEWYTIDVYIKIITEEKDLEAIIKLVREKHEYIETYASILMDKYKDEVIDIYEKHVKFNVRVSSNRSQYRNVCRMIIRYGKVVGKKKAEKTINDLKILYKRRTAFLDEMYKCGL, from the coding sequence ATGAATATAAATGATTTTGAAAACTACATAAATAGTATAATTTTAGAAAGAGGATATAACTATTATGTTTGTGGAAATATATTAGATATACATGAAACTAAAGGAAATAAATATACTATTGAAGTAGAAGGAACTGAAAATTATGAAGTACTAGTTGAATTAGATAAAAATGGGAAAATTGTTTATTCAACGTGTAACTGTCCATATGATTTTAGCCCTATATGTAAGCATCAAGTAGCGGCGTATTATCAAATATATGATATTTTAAACAATAAACATAAAGATGAAAAAAATGTAGTGAAATTAAATTTAAAAGAACTTTTAAATAAGTTATCAAAAGAAGAATTAATAAATATTATTTTAGATTTATCAAAAAAAGATACTGCACTAAAGGATAATATTATTTTTAGATATTCAGATTGTAATGATATCAAAAAAATTGAAAAATATGAACTGTATCTAGATACTATTATAAAAAGACATAAGGGAAGAGAAGGATTTATATCATATATGCAAACTTATAAATTTGCAAATGATATGAGAGAAGTATTGGAAAATATAGAACAAACCTATAATAGTAATAAAAATATACTATTATTTTTAAATAGCATTTTTATATTAGTAGAGAAATCTATAAAATCATTTAAATATACAGATGATTCAAGTGGATATATAAGTGAAATTGTATCAGAATCTATAGAATTAATAAACACAACTATACACTCTAGTAATAATTTTGACATGAGTACAAGGGAATTGATATTAGAAAAGATATTAGAGGAAAGTAATAATAAGATTTTTTATGACTTGGAAGAATATAAAATAGAATTGTTAAAAATGTGCTTAGAATTTATTGATATTGAGGTATTTAGAAATAAGATAAAAAAAGAATTAAGAAGATTAATTGAATTAAACAAATATGATACATTTAGAGGTTATTATAATGAAGAACTTAATTTAATATTATTCGAAATAATAAGCAAATATGGAACTGAAGAAGAAATTGAAAAATTCATAAAAAAAAATATTAGTTTTACATCATTTAGAAAAATACTTATAAATAAACTTTTAGAAGAAAAGAATTATGGTAGAGTTATAGAATTAGCTTTACAAGGAGAAAAACAGGATAAAAACTATAGAGGTTTAGTGATAGAATGGAAAGAAATAAGGTATATAGCGTATAAAGAATCTTTACTTAAAGATAAACAAGAACTGTTGGCTAAAGATTTACTACTTCATGGGAAATTTAAATATTATAAAGAATTAAAAAATCTACATAAAGATAATTGGGAAGCTTTTTATAAAAATTTAAAGGAAGAATTAAAAAATAGTCAAGAATGGTATACCATAGATGTATATATTAAAATTATAACAGAAGAAAAAGATTTAGAAGCTATAATAAAACTTGTAAGAGAAAAACATGAATATATTGAAACTTATGCAAGTATATTAATGGATAAATATAAAGATGAAGTTATAGATATTTATGAGAAGCACGTAAAATTCAATGTAAGAGTATCTTCTAATAGAAGTCAATATAGAAATGTATGTAGAATGATTATCAGATATGGAAAAGTTGTGGGTAAGAAAAAAGCAGAAAAAACAATAAATGACTTAAAAATCTTATATAAGAGAAGAACAGCGTTTTTAGATGAAATGTATAAATGTGGACTATGA
- a CDS encoding Crp/Fnr family transcriptional regulator, producing the protein MNLIDLRHHLIKELKPFIENTITLRSKTSIWEQESERDKIIITLSGTIKASHMLPNYKEFLLGIYKSEVILFPAIFNMENNFSSLFKVSTLTECTFGTISIPTLKSIMDNDINLLRNLYLYHDYLCQKVFLQMRDICIHNKKHALFSILIRLHNTYGVKSEDGWKINIKLSNIILSEYIGTSPETISRLLAKLKCDNLIEFNQGFLTIKNLNYLKDSLGCSKCNENLCIF; encoded by the coding sequence ATGAATTTAATAGATTTAAGACATCATTTAATCAAAGAACTTAAACCTTTTATTGAAAATACAATTACATTAAGAAGCAAAACATCAATATGGGAACAAGAATCTGAAAGGGATAAAATAATTATTACGTTAAGTGGTACAATAAAAGCCTCCCACATGCTACCCAATTATAAAGAATTTTTATTAGGAATTTATAAATCTGAAGTAATTTTATTTCCAGCTATTTTTAATATGGAAAATAATTTTTCATCTTTATTTAAGGTAAGTACTTTAACAGAATGTACATTTGGAACTATCTCTATTCCTACTCTAAAGTCTATAATGGATAATGATATCAATCTTCTTCGAAATCTATATTTGTATCACGATTATCTATGTCAAAAAGTTTTTTTGCAAATGAGAGATATTTGTATACATAATAAAAAACATGCTTTATTTTCCATACTAATACGTCTACATAATACTTATGGAGTAAAATCAGAAGATGGTTGGAAGATAAATATTAAACTTTCTAATATAATTTTATCTGAATATATAGGAACTTCACCAGAAACCATAAGTAGACTCTTAGCTAAATTAAAATGTGATAATCTTATTGAATTTAATCAAGGTTTCTTAACTATTAAAAATTTAAACTATTTAAAAGATTCTTTAGGATGCTCTAAATGTAATGAGAACTTATGTATATTTTAA
- a CDS encoding APC family permease — protein MSKNKDRRITWSMLAFMAFSTVWGFGNVINGFSEYDGVKAIVSWIIIFAIYFVPYALMVGELGSAFKDYGGGVSSWIHETIGAKLAYYAGWTYWIVHMPYISQKPSGLMIATSWAIFQDKRISSMNTKVMQLICLLIFLVGMYIASKGLNPLKKLATLAGTSMFIMSILFIILMIAAPSITDAHLIQIDWSLKTFMPTFDTKFFTSLAILVFAVGGCEKISPYVNKMKNPETGFSKGMIALSIMVAVCAILGTISLGMMFNSNNVPKDLMTNGAYYAFQKLGNYYKLGNVFVIIYAITNIINQFAVLILSIDAPLRMLLDSADERFIPKKMFKKNKYGAYKNGNKLILIIVSTLIVVPALGIGNVDELVKWLVKLNAVCMPLRYLWVFAAYIALKKVGEKFNREYYFVKNKTLGIIFGGWCFAFTAFACIGGMYSTDMFKLVLNIITPFVLIGLGVIMPYLAKKNNVQ, from the coding sequence ATGTCAAAAAATAAAGATAGGCGAATTACCTGGTCCATGCTTGCTTTTATGGCGTTTTCTACTGTGTGGGGTTTTGGAAATGTTATTAACGGTTTCTCAGAATATGATGGGGTTAAAGCAATTGTTTCATGGATTATAATTTTTGCTATTTATTTTGTGCCGTATGCTTTAATGGTAGGGGAATTAGGGTCAGCTTTTAAAGATTATGGGGGAGGAGTAAGTTCATGGATACATGAAACCATAGGAGCAAAGCTAGCATATTATGCTGGATGGACGTATTGGATAGTTCATATGCCTTATATTTCACAAAAACCATCAGGACTTATGATTGCAACAAGCTGGGCTATTTTTCAAGATAAAAGAATTAGTTCAATGAACACAAAAGTTATGCAATTAATTTGTTTATTAATTTTTTTGGTTGGTATGTATATTGCATCAAAAGGATTAAATCCACTAAAAAAATTAGCAACACTTGCAGGAACATCAATGTTTATAATGTCTATTTTATTTATTATTTTAATGATAGCAGCACCTTCAATTACAGATGCACATTTAATTCAAATTGATTGGTCTTTAAAAACCTTTATGCCTACTTTTGATACGAAATTCTTCACTAGTTTAGCTATTTTAGTATTTGCTGTTGGAGGATGTGAAAAAATATCACCTTATGTTAATAAGATGAAAAATCCTGAAACAGGATTTTCAAAAGGAATGATTGCTTTATCAATTATGGTTGCAGTATGTGCAATTTTAGGTACAATTTCTCTTGGTATGATGTTTAACTCAAATAATGTTCCTAAAGATTTAATGACTAATGGTGCATATTATGCATTTCAAAAGTTAGGTAATTATTATAAACTAGGCAATGTATTCGTTATCATATATGCAATTACTAATATAATTAATCAATTTGCTGTATTAATTTTATCAATTGATGCACCTTTACGTATGTTACTTGATAGTGCAGATGAACGTTTTATTCCTAAAAAAATGTTTAAAAAAAATAAATATGGTGCATATAAAAATGGTAATAAACTTATTTTAATAATTGTATCAACTTTAATTGTAGTTCCAGCTTTAGGTATTGGTAATGTAGATGAATTAGTAAAATGGTTAGTAAAATTAAATGCTGTATGTATGCCACTTCGTTATTTATGGGTATTTGCTGCATATATTGCATTGAAAAAAGTAGGAGAAAAATTTAATAGAGAATATTATTTTGTAAAGAATAAAACTTTAGGTATTATTTTTGGTGGATGGTGTTTTGCATTTACAGCTTTTGCATGCATTGGAGGAATGTATTCTACTGATATGTTTAAATTAGTACTTAACATTATAACACCATTTGTATTAATAGGTTTAGGAGTAATTATGCCTTATCTTGCAAAGAAAAATAATGTTCAGTAG
- a CDS encoding biotin transporter BioY, whose amino-acid sequence MKKRINIRDMIYSALFVTLTAILGYISIPLPFSPIPITAQSLAVILAGCILTPLQSAISMTTFLLLGAIGVPVFSGGRAGIGIIVGKSGGFLVGFLVGAIIISCLVRINRSLINMIISCIIGGVVVVHFLGSTWLGYVTGIGMKKAFLVGSAPFIIGDLLKVAVAILIANRLKKGIIYEQ is encoded by the coding sequence ATGAAAAAAAGAATAAACATAAGAGATATGATATATTCAGCATTATTTGTAACCCTTACAGCAATCTTAGGGTACATAAGTATTCCACTTCCATTTAGTCCAATACCTATAACAGCTCAGAGTTTAGCAGTTATATTAGCAGGTTGTATTTTAACTCCACTTCAATCAGCCATTAGTATGACAACCTTTTTATTACTTGGGGCTATAGGAGTTCCAGTTTTTTCAGGTGGAAGAGCTGGAATAGGTATTATTGTTGGAAAATCTGGAGGATTTTTAGTTGGATTCTTAGTTGGAGCTATTATAATAAGTTGTTTAGTACGAATAAATAGATCTTTAATTAATATGATAATATCATGTATTATTGGAGGAGTTGTAGTAGTACATTTTTTAGGTTCAACATGGCTTGGATATGTTACAGGAATAGGAATGAAAAAAGCTTTTTTAGTGGGTTCAGCTCCTTTTATAATTGGAGATTTATTAAAAGTTGCAGTTGCAATTTTAATTGCTAATAGATTAAAAAAGGGGATAATATATGAGCAATAA